In Solanum pennellii chromosome 7, SPENNV200, the following are encoded in one genomic region:
- the LOC107025293 gene encoding formin-like protein 20, which produces MACFAIFMLLVSMLVCVAPCFEARTQWNNMDKEVTNLASSAPYKEGHIYGNLNTGPSPREGHSGPPPKIGNVYGNLNTGPSPGEGHSGPPPRIGNVYGNLNTGPSPGEGHSGPPPRIGNVYGNLNTGPSPGEGHSGPPPRIGNVYGNLNTGPSPGEGHSGPPPRIDYIYGNLNTGPSPGEGHSGPPPRVGNVYGNLNTGPSPGEGHSGPPPRIGYFYGKLNTGPRPGAGHSGPPPRMGHVYGNLNTGPSPGEGHSGPPPKIGHVYGN; this is translated from the coding sequence ATGGCTTGTTTTGCAATATTTATGCTTTTGGTTTCTATGTTAGTTTGTGTTGCACCATGTTTTGAAGCAAGAACACAATGGAACAACATGGATAAGGAGGTCACTAACCTTGCTTCTTCGGCCCCATACAAAGAAGGTCATATTTATGGCAACTTGAATACTGGACCTAGTCCTAGAGAAGGACATTCTGGCCCACCTCCTAAAATTGGTAATGTTTATGGAAACTTGAATACTGGACCTAGTCCTGGAGAAGGACATTCTGGCCCACCTCCTAGAATTGGTAATGTTTATGGAAACTTGAATACTGGACCTAGTCCTGGAGAAGGACATTCTGGCCCACCTCCTAGAATTGGTAATGTTTATGGAAACTTGAATACTGGACCTAGTCCTGGAGAAGGACATTCTGGCCCACCTCCTAGAATCGGTAATGTTTATGGAAACTTGAATACTGGACCTAGTCCCGGAGAAGGACATTCTGGCCCACCTCCTAGAATTGATTATATTTATGGAAACTTGAATACTGGACCTAGTCCTGGAGAAGGACATTCTGGCCCACCTCCTAGAGTTGGTAATGTTTATGGAAACTTGAATACTGGACCTAGTCCTGGAGAAGGACATTCTGGCCCACCTCCAAGAATTGGTTATTTTTATGGAAAATTGAATACTGGACCTAGGCCTGGAGCCGGACATTCTGGCCCACCTCCTAGAATGGGTCATGTTTATGGCAACTTGAATACTGGGCCTAGTCCTGGAGAAGGACATTCTGGTCCACCTCCTAAAATTGGCCATGTTTATGGCAATTAA
- the LOC107025294 gene encoding multiple organellar RNA editing factor 8, chloroplastic/mitochondrial: MARFIIFMILVTMLVCVAPCFEARTQLNNMDKEVTNLASSAPYKEGHIYGNLNTGPSPREGHSGPPPRIGNVYGNLNTGPSPGEGHSGPPPRIGYIYANLNTGPSPGEGHSGPPPRIVHVYGNLNTGPSPGEGHSGPPPRIGNVYGNLNTGPSPGEGHSGPPPRMGHVYGNLNTGPSPGEGHAGPPPKIGHVYGN, encoded by the coding sequence ATGGCtcgttttataatatttatgattttggtTACTATGCTAGTTTGTGTTGCACCATGTTTTGAAGCAAGAACACAATTGAACAACATGGATAAGGAGGTCACTAACCTTGCTTCTTCGGCCCCATACAAAGAAGGTCATATTTATGGCAACTTGAATACTGGACCTAGTCCTAGAGAAGGACATTCTGGCCCACCTCCTAGAATTGGTAATGTTTATGGAAACTTGAATACTGGACCTAGTCCTGGAGAAGGACATTCTGGCCCACCTCCTAGAATTGGTTATATTTATGCCAACTTGAATACTGGACCTAGTCCTGGAGAAGGACATTCCGGCCCACCTCCTAGAATTGTTCATGTTTATGGAAACTTGAATACTGGACCTAGTCCTGGAGAAGGACATTCGGGCCCACCTCCTAGAATTGGTAATGTTTATGGAAACTTGAATACTGGACCTAGTCCCGGAGAAGGACATTCTGGCCCACCTCCTAGAATGGGTCATGTTTATGGCAACTTGAATACTGGGCCTAGTCCTGGAGAAGGACATGCTGGTCCACCTCCTAAAATTGGCCATGTTTATGGCAATTAA
- the LOC107025296 gene encoding formin-2-like produces MDNEKVTNLDSSAPYNEGHVYGNLNLGPNHRAGHSSLPLRIGQGYGNLKPGLSTGAGHSSPPPKPGAGHSVPPPGMGYVYENLKYDPSRGAGHFGSPFRMGHVYHNLRSVPNPGAGHSGPPGMSHVYGNLRSVPSPGAGHSGPPGMGHVYGNLRSVPSPGAGHSGPPGMGHVYGNLRSVPSPGAGHSGPPGMGHVYGNLRSVPSPGAGHSGPPGMGHVYGNLRSVPSPGAGHSGPPGMGHVYGNLRSVPSPGAGHSGPPGMGHVYGNFKPDPSLRAGHFGPPDPATGHIY; encoded by the coding sequence ATGGATAATGAGAAGGTCACTAACCTTGATTCTTCGGCCCCATACAATGAAGGTCATGTTTATGGAAATTTGAATCTCGGCCCTAATCATCGAGCCGGTCATTCTAGCCTACCCCTTAGAATTGGCCAAGGTTATGGCAACTTAAAACCTGGCCTTAGTACTGGAGCTGGTCATTCGAGCCCACCTCCTAAACCTGGAGCTGGTCATTCTGTCCCACCTCCTGGAATGGGCTATGTTTATGAAAACTTGAAGTATGACCCTAGTCGTGGAGCCGGTCATTTTGGCTCACCTTTTAGAATGGGCCATGTTTATCATAACTTGAGGTCTGTCCCTAATCCTGGAGCTGGTCATTCTGGCCCACCTGGAATGAGCCATGTTTATGGCAACTTGAGGTCTGTCCCTAGTCCTGGAGCTGGTCATTCTGGCCCACCTGGAATGGGCCATGTTTATGGCAACTTGAGGTCTGTCCCTAGTCCTGGAGCTGGTCATTCTGGCCCACCTGGAATGGGCCATGTTTATGGCAACTTGAGGTCTGTCCCTAGTCCTGGAGCTGGTCATTCTGGCCCACCTGGAATGGGCCATGTTTATGGCAACTTGAGGTCTGTCCCTAGTCCTGGAGCTGGTCATTCTGGCCCACCTGGAATGGGCCATGTTTATGGCAACTTGAGGTCTGTCCCTAGTCCTGGAGCTGGTCATTCTGGCCCACCTGGAATGGGCCATGTTTATGGCAACTTGAGGTCTGTCCCTAGTCCTGGAGCTGGTCATTCTGGCCCACCTGGAATGGGTCATGTTTATGGCAACTTTAAGCCTGACCCTAGTCTAAGAGCCGGTCATTTTGGCCCACCTGATCCTGCAACGGGCCATATATATTGA
- the LOC107025757 gene encoding bile salt-activated lipase-like: protein MARFAIFMIVLVVMLVCVAPCFEARKQFSKEGNKLYVDRNLDSFPSPGIGNFDHTMQSVSSPGTGNLNHNLKSVPSPGTGNFDHNMRSVPSPGTGNFKSVPSPGTGNFNHNMQSVPSPGTGNFKSVPSPGTGNFKSVPSPGTGNFYHNMQSVPCPGTENFNHNMQSVPSPGTGNFKSVPSPGTGNLKSVSSPGTGNLKSVPSPGTGNMKSVPSPGTGNLKSVPSPGTGNFYGNMQSVPNLGTGSLKSVPSHGTENFGRPSLGISHVHRNLKSVSSIGIVKSESHSGPSPGEGHVYSNLKSVNPTVVHIDSSVPKFDIDH from the coding sequence ATGGCTCGTTTTGCAATATTTATGATTGTTTTGGTTGTTATGTTAGTTTGTGTTGCACCATGTTTTGAAGCAAGAAAACAATTTAGCAAAGAAGGTAACAAACTATATGTTGATCGCAATTTGGATTCATTCCCTAGTCCTGGAATTGGTAATTTTGATCATACTATGCAATCAGTTTCGAGTCCTGGAACTGGAAAtcttaatcacaatttgaaatcAGTCCCGAGTCCCGGAACTGGAAATTTTGATCACAACATGCGATCAGTCCCGAGTCCTGGAACTGGAAATTTTAAATCAGTCCCGAGTCCTGGAACTGGAAATTTTAATCACAACATGCAATCAGTCCCGAGTCCTGGAACTGGAAATTTTAAATCAGTCCCGAGTCCTGGAACTGGAAATTTTAAATCAGTCCCGAGTCCTGGAACTGGAAATTTTTATCACAACATGCAATCAGTCCCGTGTCCTGGAACTGAAAATTTTAATCACAACATGCAATCAGTCCCGAGTCCTGGAACTGGAAATTTTAAATCAGTCCCGAGTCCTGGAACTGGAAATTTGAAATCAGTCTCGAGTCCTGGAACTGGAAATTTGAAATCAGTCCCGAGTCCTGGAACTGGAAATATGAAATCAGTCCCGAGTCCTGGAACTGGAAATTTGAAATCAGTCCCGAGTCCTGGAACTGGAAATTTTTATGGCAACATGCAATCAGTCCCGAATCTTGGAACTGGAAGTTTGAAATCAGTCCCGAGCCATGGAACTGAAAATTTTGGTCGCCCTAGTCTTGGAATCAGCCATGTTCATCGCAATTTGAAATCAGTATCGAGTATTGGAATTGTTAAGTCTGAAAGTCATTCAGGCCCTAGTCCTGGAGAAGGCCATGTTTATAGCAACTTGAAGTCAGTAAATCCTACAGTTGTCCATATTGATAGTTCAGTCCCCAAGTTTGATATCGATCACTGA